In Candidatus Stygibacter australis, the genomic window TGTTCAAAATATATCGGATTGTTGATTGTTTCTTTCAGCCATAATGATGTTATCAATTGCTTAACAAACTTCTCAGGTTTCAAACCGTACCTTTTTGCTATAACTTAAGAGATTTTCCGATTCCATCTCTCAGAAGCATTCGATGTTATGCTCATCGTCAGATATTTCCAATCATGCAATATATTATTTTTCACATAGCTTGAAACCCCTGGCACTCCCATTCCTGCCAATGTTAGTTAACTTTCAGGTGAGATTACTAACCTGATAAGATCAATTACATAGTAATATTTAGCTCTTTCCAACCTCAACTTTCGGTAATATTCTTGAATTCGTGCCAGGTCACCTAATCAGTCTTCGACTTGCTATTCGTGATTGAATTCTTCACTCTGTTTCTGGAATTAGATTTTGGTTTAATCACCTTCCAGCACCATACTGGCAAGAAAGGGGCAATAAGTAAGCAAGGCAAGACTGAACGGCATAACACATAGATGTTATGCCGTTCAGCCTTGCACTACCTATAGGTTGCCCCTTTGTTACCAGAGTGTCTCCTGGAGTGTTCAAGGGTGTCTCTTTGGGGCTTGGTTATGTTGGCTTGGCAGTGAGTTTAAAAGAGATATTTCTATTACCTAATCTGTGCGATTCTGTTTTGTTTCAGATTGCTAATATCTTTGTGCAGATTGGGTTGCGAAATATTGCAGGAATACCTTTATGGTATTTCAAAATCTTTCACAGCATCAAGATGCCAAAGAGATTAGTGATATGAGCAAACGAGAATCGCTCAGGTTAAGTATTAATAATGTGCCGGTATGTGTGGAAAATCATGATAATGATTTTTCTCAGAGCAGGTTTATAATTGGGAGTTCAGTTGGTTTTTTCTTCTGGTTTATTAATATTGGTGAGATTTTGCTGATTGATATTATTTGTAGTGTTGGTCAAATAAAAATGAGTAATCAGATTTTATGGAACAAATTATGCTTATGTATAATATTGAAAATTAAATTATATATTGATAATGCATATTTGTGTGTGGAATTGCTGGAGTATATGGGATTTTGGGACTAATGATAGAATCACAGGTAATTCTACTATACACAATAGTGTAAACTTTGTAAACAGTTGTGAAACTAGTAGTCAAAAATGGCAAAGGAGATATTATGCGGAAAACTATTTTATTATTATTGGTCCTGGGTTTGATTACAGGGTTATGGGGATATACGGCTTGGGAAGAAAACGGGATGGCAATTCGTCAGGAAACAAATTTATACTGGGAAGGCACTGACGCTCAGTTGAGTGACGGCAGCAGCGTGATAATCTGGAGTGATGCAGCTAATGGAGAGCAGGAAATGCGAGCCCAACGTATTGATACGGAAGGTAATATTTTGTGGGATGAAAATGCTGTGCAGCTTGTGAATACTCACTTCATTACCCATGGCTACACTATCAAAGTATCAAATGATGATATTTATATCAGTTGGCTGGAAACCTATAATACTTATCAACAACGTTTGCGGGTACAAAAGCTGAATGAATCGGGTGAGATATTATGGGGAGAAACCGGATTGATAGTATCATCGATGTGTGAAACTCTGGGATGTAGTTATAATATGGAATGTGATGCAGAAGGAAATACCTATTATCTCCTGAATTGCGAGGAAGATGCTTGGTATCAGGTCAGAGTGATAAAGTTAGACCCAAATGGAGAGACCTGCGAGGGCTGGTCTTCTGATGGGATCACTATGACAAATTTGGATAATAGTCAAGATGAAGGAGCTATGATAATTGCCGGGGAGAATATATTTTGTATGTGGGCAGATGATCGTTCAAATAACTTCAGAAATTATTATCAGTTATTCAGTCCATCTGGCGAAGAGCTTTTAACGGAAAATGGAGAGCTTTTATTTGAGGATGCCCTCACAGAATCAATTCCAGTTTTATATAGTACAGCAGAAGGCAAAGTTATAATCTATTCTTTTGTATTTGGTAATGAAGGTAATGATTTAAGGATAAAATGCATAAATGAAGCAGGAGAAAATGCCTGGGAAAACGACTTGATAATGGATAATTATCACGCTTGCCACCTCAAGCTTGTGCCTTCTGGAGAAGATGAGTATTTCTGCAGTTGGGTTTCATATCAAGACGCACATTATACATGGTTCAGTAAATTCAATATTGACGGTGAAATTATTGGAGAACCTATAGTGGTTTCTTCCAATACTTATTTTGGTGTTTCAGATTTTGCTGCTGATCAGAATGGCGGTTTGTGGTATTGTCAATCTGAAAATTCTCCTCCAGACATCTGGCTGCAGCATTTGAATTCAGAAATGGAGGAAATGTTTGAACCAGGTGGCAGATTGATATTTGATCAGGGCAGAAGGGGGTTTTATCCTCAGCTTTTGCAATGTGAAGAAACTGAAGTGATGCTGGGCTGGTATGGAGATTGCAGTAGTGAACAGCGGATCTATCTTCAGAAGGTAGATAATGCTGGAAATCTGGAATACGGTGAAGAAGCAGAATATATCTATAGCCAATTGAGTGGCAGCGTAGATGGTTTTTCTATTGCCGGTTGTGACGAATTTACAGCAATATCCTGGATAGATACGCGTTCTGATTCTGTAATTGGAGAGGTATATCTGCAGATAGTGGATAATGCAACTGGTGAAAAGCGTTTTGCCGAAAATGGTATATGTGTGAGTAATGGAGCAGGAAGAAGAATTGTGATGGCATTATCAGAAGATAATACGCGCATTGGTATAGGTTTCCGGAAATGGGGAAATAATGGAATATATTTCCAGATGACAGATATTGAAGGTAATATTTATTTTGACGACGCAGGTTTGCGGCTGATAGAAGAGGAAGTGGAATTTCTAAATAATGATCTGCAGATCATTACCGAAGGTGATGGTTTCAATCTTGCCTGGTCTGGTCATCTGTTTGAGAATGAAGTAGCTTTGTATCGGCAGAGAGTGACGGCAGCAGGTTTGCAATGGGGACTAAACGGACTTGTTTATCAGGATTTTCCTGCTTATAGTGATTGCAGCACAGAAGCTTTAGTAGAAGATTATTGCCTGATAATGAATGATGAATATAACCAATCGAGTTTACTGATAGCACGATTTGATGAGAACGGAGATGTTTATCCGGGCTGGGAAATGCCTGGGGTGAACCTTTCGGGAGCCAAAGAATTTCTTCGTTATCACGATGCAGAACTGATTTCTGATCAATTACTGGTTATCTGGTATGAGAGAATTGACATGACAGATCGCAACATTTATGGTCAGCTTGTCAATCCAGATGGCAGTATAGAATGGGAAGAGGAAGGCAGATTGCTGCTGACTGATTCTGCTGCTCCCGCTACCATTTCAGACCTGGAGATAATTGATAATAATACCTTCCTGATTTCCACAAAACAGATGGACACATTCAATTTAAAAATCCAGAAATTTAATCTGGAAGGTGAGCAATTATGGGAAAATAATGGGGTAGAACCCTTTGCTCAGGAACATTGCTCGGGGCATGAAATATCTTATAATAACGGTGTGATTTCAGTATATGCGAAGTTCATACTGGAAAATGATAATTATGATATCTACGGTGCTTTTTATGATCTTGATGGCAATCTGTGGGAAGGTATTCCAGAAATAGGTTTCCCGGTCTGCAATATACCCAAAGATCAGGGTTATTTCCAGCTTTCTACTGATTCTGCCGGAGATAACTATCTGGTCTGGAGTGACAGCCGGGCAGAGTTCTATCAGGAAGAAGATCCCAGTCTTTATATGCAAAAAATAGAAGTTCCGACTGTAGCAGTGGGAGACGATGAAATAGTCAGCTTTATTGAGATAAATAACTATCCTAATCCTTTTGTTGGTAAGACATATTTAAGCTATGAATTACCACGCAGCGAAGAAGATGTTTTCATTGAAATCTATAATATCAAAGGTCAATTGATAAATAAAATCCCTGCCGGACAGGAAGGTGCAGAATGGGATTGCCGTAATATGCAGGGCAGACAAGTTGGTTCCGGCGTATATTTTTATCAGTTAAAAGGCGAAAATCTGCAAAGCCAGGCACACAAAATGATCCTCCTGAGGTAATATAACTCTTCTGAGTTTTTTATCTCTATAACAGGATGGGCAGTATAATGGAGCTGTCTATCCTGTTTTTTTTCAGCATTTTTGACTGATCATTTCACCATTTTTATGGCTTTGAAAATATCTTTTAAATACTTGTGGCGGAAAACTCCTGCAGTAAGGGTATAGCAGGTATTCCAGCAGCCTTTGCACTTGCGGAACTGCTCCCGTTTGGCTTTCCATACTTCCGAAGCAAATATCTCTGAGAGAGTCTGCTTGAGAATATTACCCACCGGATCACCAAAACATACCTCAACTTCTCCATCAGGATTGATGAAAAATTTGCTGCCAAAAGAGGGCATGATCAAATATGGACAGAATTTTTCAAAATTATCCTGCAGATAATCTGTATAACCAAGCATCAGCCAATCAGGCGTCCATACTGCCTTTGAAGCCTGGGCGAGTTTTACAATTTCCCCTATTGCTGCCATATCTGTGTGCTTGAGTTCCTCACATTCTTTCTGATTGTCAGAAAGCCAACGATACATATCCAGATTCACTTTCCAGCCCAGTTCTTCTGCCAGTTTGAATATATCAGGGATCTGCTGCAGATTCAGTCCATTGCAGACGATATTCATACCGACTTTCCGCTTAATTCCTTTTGCCTGCATAAGAGCATTAATCTTTCGCATATTACTTTCTACAATTGCTGCCACATCTTTTGCACCTCGCAAATAGTCAGCAGTTTCACCAAATCCATCAAAAGAACAGGAAAGTGAAACAGGATATTTTTCCAAAATACTCAACAGCTTTATAAAAACGCTTTCCGGATAGTATAGCGTAGTTAGAATGTGCAGACGTAAAAAACCGGTCTTATGAGCATAAGCTACAAACTTCTCAATCTCAGGATGCAACATCGGTTCACCTCCAGAAAGAGTTAAACCAAGAGAACCCTGCCCTGTCAGCCGCTTTAGAATCACCTGGAAATCACTAAATCGCATAAACTCATTATCAGTTTTCTGTTGTGGAATAGTGCATTGCAGACAGTTTTGCGTACATCGATGCGTAAGCAGAATATTAGTAAGCAGCATAGAAGGCGTACCAGCAATCCAGTTCCTGAAAGGTTTGATCAATCTATTTATCATGTTTTCAATTACATCCTCAACTTTTCATTATATTTATTTTATCTTTACCTTTCTGTCAAATGAAATATCCTTCCAATCTAATTGATTATAGAGAGACTGTTCAATCTTTATCCTATACGTAGATCAATCGTCCTTGATTGATTGGGTGTAAAGAATGCTTAATCGAGGACGATTAAGCTACATAATGAGAATGTTCAACCTAAGTAATTGATATCGTTGCAGGTTTTCATTTTTTGTAGCAAAAAAGTGCATATATCCATCATATTTGTCAATTTTAGTGGAATTGACCTGTCTGAGACCTGCGAATTGGCTTGTCCTTCGCAATGGTTGACCGATATGATCAGAATATTAACATGGCTAACTGGATTAATGGTATAGACTTATAATTTGCTGTCCTCGTATCAAGCATTGCGTAGGTCTATCGACCATCCGCAAGGTTTTGGCTGGTGGAGATTGAACAGTCTCATTTTAAATCCGGCGAGATGGGTGATTTTTTACTTGACAGAAATTAAAAAAAATCTTTAATTAAGATAATAAAATAAACTTAATAAATGGAGGTTAAAATGACAAGGTGGAAAAATAGTATTGGAAGTATAATTTCTGTTACAAAAGAATCCAACTATTCTATAGAAGATTTTTTTAAACCTAAGAATTATCAACCAAGAACTGATGAAGAAAAACAAATTTTTGAAGAATTTTCCCTGGTTACCAGTAGTATGGCAATCTTAATTCACATTGCTGAAGCAGATAGTATTCTTAAACGTGAAGAGAAAGAACAGATTATTAATGACATAATCTTTCAATTGGAGCAAAGACCATACGAGCTCACTAAACTTTCTGAGAAATTTGGTAACTATGAGAAAGAGATAATATTGAATATTTTTGATAAAATTTTAGAAGATTATCAAAATAATAATCTAAACTTAGATAAAATTGTGGATGATATCTGCTTGATTTATCAGAACAATCCTGAAAAACGTTATTACCTGATTCGTTTGTGTTATTATTGTGCTCTTTCTGATAATGATTTTGATAAAACTGAAATGGATGCAATCCAAAATTTAGCTGTAAAAATGCAAGTCCCGAGTGATGAATTAAAACGAATTGAAAAAGAAGTTAAACTGGAAGTATTGAATAAATAAAATTAAAACTTACCTCCAATTCACAAAAGTCATCCTCAATCAACACCGGAGAAGACAGTTAAGCGACTTGCTAAAATACCTCCATTTAGAAATTTCAAGGTTCTTATTCACATTTGCTGGCAAATTAAATCAATTATATCTAGCATCCCACCGCAAATAAAAACTTTCAACAGCTAAGTGCATGTGCACCGCCGGCTATTTCCAGCGGTGCAAGTCATACTTATCTTGTCATTTATTTGATCATTACCATTTTATAAGTTTTACTGAAACTACCTGTACTTAAACGGTAGAAATAGATGCCTGAACCATATCCCTTTGCCTGCCATCTGAAAGTATGTTCCCCGCTGCCAAAGCTTTCTTTTATCAGCCTTTGACCTTTGACGTTGAAAATGCTTAATTCACCCGTTTCACCTACTGCTATCTGGAATGAAATGGTGGTTTCGGGATTGAAGGGATTAGGATAATTTCCGTTCAGACTACTGACAACAGGATCAGAATTTAAATAAACTGTCCTTCTGATCTTTTCAGTATTTATTACCAGAGAAAGACATATTTCAGAAGCATTGTGCTTGAAAGGAATGCTCAAAAAATCACCCTTAATCTCGCTTGCTGATGCCAGTGCCAGGGTATAATCTTCCTGATTATAAGCCATAATAACTTCTTCACCTGAAATATTAGGATTTCCCAGTATTTTATCGCTATTATCAACCTGCAAAGTAAAGGCATAAAGATTTTTCTCAGAGCTAAAGATCAGTCGATCATTTTCCACTCTAATATCTACATTTGCCAGTGGAGCATCACATCTGAGCGGTAATTCTACCGGGAATATTTCTATGATTCCAACCACATATTGCAAAATCAGAGCAGAATCATAGGCTCCTACTTCATCATTGCCATCCACATCTGCCACAGCAATACGCCAGTCTTCCCAGGGCAAGGGTGCTACAACCGGATCCAGTCCCACCACATATTGCAAGGCTATCGCTGCATCAAAGGCTTCTACCTGATCATTATCATCAATATCTCCAAACTGATGATAGCCGGTATAGATGAAACCTACTGTGACCATCTCAGATTCTGCCATTTCATATACAGCCGAAATCCCGATTTCATAATAGTGATTAAATATCAGACCGGACATCTGAAAAGACGTTTCCTCTGTTTGCGCCATTAAATTACCATCCCAGTAGATATTAAATAGCAAAGCTCCAGGAGGAGCTGTCCAGCTTATATATCCACCTTCATCTGCTGTCACATTTTGCGGAGGAAGAATTTCTTCTTCAGACGGCATAATGATCTCCACTTCAGTGGTTTCACCTTCTATCACAGTTACATTCATTGACACATTGAGATATCCCTCCAATGAAGCATTTAAGGGGTAGTAACCTGGAGGTAACTGCAACATGAAGTATCCCGAAACATCCGTGATCACAATAATTCCACCTATATCTATTACAACTCCTTCCAAAGGCTGCATATTGCTGTCATATACATATCCCTGAATAGTTCCGACAGCGGAAGCTGTTCCACCGGAATAGCAATAAACCCAGCCATTACGTCCTCCGGCAACCACTTCCATGCTGCCATTGCCATCAATATCATGGATCACGCCGATGGCATCTACGGGAGTTCCCACATATACTGATGAAAGCTCTGAGCCATTCACTCCATCCAGATAATAAACATAAGAACTGGTAAATAGAGTACCTACCACCACATCATTTATACCATCACCGCTGATATCATCAATGCGTGATAAATTCCAGGGCTGGTCAGCTACCGGCTGACTCCAGATATTAGAGCCATCAAAACCATCTAAGACTACTGCATTATCAAAAGTGCTGTGAGCTACACTGATGTCAGGATAGCCATCACTATTCACATCGTCCAGCAAAGCAAAGCGCAGGATAATGGAAGTGCCAATATTTCCGCTCCACAGTTCGTTTCCGCTGGCAGCATTCAGTCCATAACAATTTCCGCTGAAATCACCTGCTGCCACATCACTAACACCATCTCCATTAATATCACCTAATTGTGCCAAAGCCCATACAGATGACCCCGAAGCTGCATGAACCCACATCTGATTACCATTAGCACCATCTATTCCATAAATAAGTCCTGTAGTCTCATTAACATTTGAGGCACCTGTCACAGCGTCAGGCACTCCGTCATCATTAGCATCAGAAATCCCGAGCACAGAAAACTTAGGTCCGGCAGTATAAAACTCCCAGATAGATATTCCGCTAACTGCATCAAGACAGTATGCTCTTTGCGGACCAGTGCCATTACCATCATTTCCCACTGCTGCCAATATATCATTAAGCCCGTCATCATTATAATCATAACTGCTATCAACCTGATAGACCCAGCCCCCGCTGCCATATTCTGTGGTATCATGTTCCCAGATCACTTCACCAGTGAGCCCTGAAAGCAGATAAATAGTTCTGCCCCCTGCTGTCCCCACTGCCACATCAACATAGCCATCATCATCAATATCATCAGCGATTGACAGTCCTGACTGTGAATACACATTACCCAGTTCAATTTCCCAAACCACATCTGCCCAATCAGCAGAATTTCCATTAAAGCAGCGGATATAGCCATCTTCTGAGCAGATGATCACATCATCCCGATTATCACCGTTCACATCTGGGACTGCACTAATAGCCTTTGGGCTGTTATCATAACTCGTGTCTATCTCATATTCCCAGATCTGCTGACCTATCGTGAAATTCTGGATCTCTCCGATTCCCGCTAAACTCACTT contains:
- a CDS encoding radical SAM protein → MINRLIKPFRNWIAGTPSMLLTNILLTHRCTQNCLQCTIPQQKTDNEFMRFSDFQVILKRLTGQGSLGLTLSGGEPMLHPEIEKFVAYAHKTGFLRLHILTTLYYPESVFIKLLSILEKYPVSLSCSFDGFGETADYLRGAKDVAAIVESNMRKINALMQAKGIKRKVGMNIVCNGLNLQQIPDIFKLAEELGWKVNLDMYRWLSDNQKECEELKHTDMAAIGEIVKLAQASKAVWTPDWLMLGYTDYLQDNFEKFCPYLIMPSFGSKFFINPDGEVEVCFGDPVGNILKQTLSEIFASEVWKAKREQFRKCKGCWNTCYTLTAGVFRHKYLKDIFKAIKMVK
- a CDS encoding T9SS type A sorting domain-containing protein, whose product is MRKTILLLLVLGLITGLWGYTAWEENGMAIRQETNLYWEGTDAQLSDGSSVIIWSDAANGEQEMRAQRIDTEGNILWDENAVQLVNTHFITHGYTIKVSNDDIYISWLETYNTYQQRLRVQKLNESGEILWGETGLIVSSMCETLGCSYNMECDAEGNTYYLLNCEEDAWYQVRVIKLDPNGETCEGWSSDGITMTNLDNSQDEGAMIIAGENIFCMWADDRSNNFRNYYQLFSPSGEELLTENGELLFEDALTESIPVLYSTAEGKVIIYSFVFGNEGNDLRIKCINEAGENAWENDLIMDNYHACHLKLVPSGEDEYFCSWVSYQDAHYTWFSKFNIDGEIIGEPIVVSSNTYFGVSDFAADQNGGLWYCQSENSPPDIWLQHLNSEMEEMFEPGGRLIFDQGRRGFYPQLLQCEETEVMLGWYGDCSSEQRIYLQKVDNAGNLEYGEEAEYIYSQLSGSVDGFSIAGCDEFTAISWIDTRSDSVIGEVYLQIVDNATGEKRFAENGICVSNGAGRRIVMALSEDNTRIGIGFRKWGNNGIYFQMTDIEGNIYFDDAGLRLIEEEVEFLNNDLQIITEGDGFNLAWSGHLFENEVALYRQRVTAAGLQWGLNGLVYQDFPAYSDCSTEALVEDYCLIMNDEYNQSSLLIARFDENGDVYPGWEMPGVNLSGAKEFLRYHDAELISDQLLVIWYERIDMTDRNIYGQLVNPDGSIEWEEEGRLLLTDSAAPATISDLEIIDNNTFLISTKQMDTFNLKIQKFNLEGEQLWENNGVEPFAQEHCSGHEISYNNGVISVYAKFILENDNYDIYGAFYDLDGNLWEGIPEIGFPVCNIPKDQGYFQLSTDSAGDNYLVWSDSRAEFYQEEDPSLYMQKIEVPTVAVGDDEIVSFIEINNYPNPFVGKTYLSYELPRSEEDVFIEIYNIKGQLINKIPAGQEGAEWDCRNMQGRQVGSGVYFYQLKGENLQSQAHKMILLR
- a CDS encoding choice-of-anchor D domain-containing protein, which codes for MRRFLVFLIFVMVMTLSGEWTVVETFIVPEGAAGLAWDGEYLYCGIYGVDGDEFYQIDPAEGSWQFAFSVPDLGDCFGLTYDGEHLWTTDHPGSAANPAIAMELDMNGNIISQFNLPDHYMSGICYDSGDFWVSTYYDPDGFIYRLDDAGNILQSFAAPDNQPWDLCRENEFLWMADYWGDALYKIDPTDGSLIESHASEGVDPSGIVYDGQYLWYCDNGQGAGQDYLYKVDLGGGGNPAIELGFTEYDFGEVIVGETGNVDLPVNNTGTANLSVTSVEIPSAQFSAIFQPPLVVEPGGTGYIGITFSPDNWGDFSAIMEIGSNDPVNPLEEVELTGSGVFADADIEVTPVSLDFGTVRVNGYTGEPIMISNQGTGDLIISDMDIAGENYQINVLDELPVTLATNEVFEFSVWFNPTAEMNYPGNLMIVSNDPDESPFEVSLAGIGEIQNFTIGQQIWEYEIDTSYDNSPKAISAVPDVNGDNRDDVIICSEDGYIRCFNGNSADWADVVWEIELGNVYSQSGLSIADDIDDDGYVDVAVGTAGGRTIYLLSGLTGEVIWEHDTTEYGSGGWVYQVDSSYDYNDDGLNDILAAVGNDGNGTGPQRAYCLDAVSGISIWEFYTAGPKFSVLGISDANDDGVPDAVTGASNVNETTGLIYGIDGANGNQMWVHAASGSSVWALAQLGDINGDGVSDVAAGDFSGNCYGLNAASGNELWSGNIGTSIILRFALLDDVNSDGYPDISVAHSTFDNAVVLDGFDGSNIWSQPVADQPWNLSRIDDISGDGINDVVVGTLFTSSYVYYLDGVNGSELSSVYVGTPVDAIGVIHDIDGNGSMEVVAGGRNGWVYCYSGGTASAVGTIQGYVYDSNMQPLEGVVIDIGGIIVITDVSGYFMLQLPPGYYPLNASLEGYLNVSMNVTVIEGETTEVEIIMPSEEEILPPQNVTADEGGYISWTAPPGALLFNIYWDGNLMAQTEETSFQMSGLIFNHYYEIGISAVYEMAESEMVTVGFIYTGYHQFGDIDDNDQVEAFDAAIALQYVVGLDPVVAPLPWEDWRIAVADVDGNDEVGAYDSALILQYVVGIIEIFPVELPLRCDAPLANVDIRVENDRLIFSSEKNLYAFTLQVDNSDKILGNPNISGEEVIMAYNQEDYTLALASASEIKGDFLSIPFKHNASEICLSLVINTEKIRRTVYLNSDPVVSSLNGNYPNPFNPETTISFQIAVGETGELSIFNVKGQRLIKESFGSGEHTFRWQAKGYGSGIYFYRLSTGSFSKTYKMVMIK
- a CDS encoding TerB family tellurite resistance protein codes for the protein MTRWKNSIGSIISVTKESNYSIEDFFKPKNYQPRTDEEKQIFEEFSLVTSSMAILIHIAEADSILKREEKEQIINDIIFQLEQRPYELTKLSEKFGNYEKEIILNIFDKILEDYQNNNLNLDKIVDDICLIYQNNPEKRYYLIRLCYYCALSDNDFDKTEMDAIQNLAVKMQVPSDELKRIEKEVKLEVLNK